A DNA window from Halomicrobium mukohataei DSM 12286 contains the following coding sequences:
- a CDS encoding NUDIX hydrolase produces the protein METTRHFVATVYVVESGAIALHEHDKLEMWLPPGGHIDRDELPHEAALREIHEELGFDVDLLAPEGDLKSETARSIPQPQHFLLEDINVSDEGVGHQHVDFIFYGEAPHRDIQPGPGEQPAEDWEWLTAAELRTRGDLPSDVAEIGQRAIAAVESELNQ, from the coding sequence ATGGAAACGACCCGGCATTTCGTCGCGACCGTCTACGTCGTCGAGAGCGGTGCCATCGCGCTGCACGAACACGACAAGCTCGAGATGTGGCTCCCGCCCGGTGGTCACATCGACCGCGACGAACTCCCCCACGAGGCTGCCCTCCGAGAGATCCACGAAGAACTGGGCTTCGACGTGGACCTGCTCGCCCCCGAGGGCGACCTGAAGAGCGAGACGGCCCGGTCGATCCCCCAGCCACAGCACTTCCTGCTCGAAGACATCAACGTCAGCGACGAGGGCGTCGGCCACCAGCACGTCGACTTCATCTTCTACGGTGAGGCCCCCCACCGCGATATCCAGCCCGGACCAGGCGAACAGCCGGCCGAGGACTGGGAGTGGCTCACTGCGGCCGAACTGCGAACCCGCGGCGATCTGCCGTCGGACGTGGCCGAGATCGGGCAGCGTGCGATTGCGGCCGTCGAGAGCGAACTAAACCAATAA
- a CDS encoding transcription initiation factor IIB codes for MTDTTIRRFTDETEHTEETEDESEHVCPECGGDLVADSERGETVCEDCGLVVEEDEIDPGPEWRAFDASEKDEKSRVGAPTTNMMHDKGLSTNIGWQDKDAYGNSLSSRQREKMQRLRTWNERFRTRDSKERNLKQALGEIDRMASALGLPENVRETASVIYRRALDEDLLPGRSIEGVATSSLYAAARQAGTPRSLDEISAVSRVEKDEIARTYRYVVRELGLEIQPADPESYVPRFASDLDLSDEVERRARQLLQNAKQQGVHSGKSPVGLAAAGVYAASLLTNEKVTQSEVSEVANISEVTIRNRYHELLEAEEEVQQL; via the coding sequence ATGACCGATACCACCATCCGACGATTTACGGACGAGACCGAGCACACAGAGGAGACCGAGGACGAATCAGAGCACGTCTGTCCAGAGTGTGGGGGCGATCTGGTCGCCGACAGCGAACGCGGCGAGACCGTCTGTGAAGACTGCGGACTGGTCGTCGAGGAAGACGAGATCGACCCCGGTCCCGAGTGGCGCGCGTTCGACGCCAGCGAGAAAGACGAGAAGTCCCGCGTCGGCGCACCGACGACCAACATGATGCACGACAAGGGACTGTCGACCAACATCGGCTGGCAGGACAAGGACGCCTACGGCAACTCCCTGTCCTCGCGCCAGCGCGAGAAGATGCAGCGCCTGCGTACCTGGAACGAGCGATTCCGGACACGCGACTCCAAGGAGCGCAACCTCAAGCAGGCGCTTGGCGAGATCGACCGCATGGCCTCGGCGCTGGGCCTGCCCGAGAACGTCCGCGAAACCGCCAGCGTCATCTATCGCCGCGCGCTCGACGAGGACCTGCTGCCCGGCCGCTCCATCGAGGGCGTCGCCACCTCGTCGCTGTACGCCGCCGCTCGTCAGGCCGGCACGCCGCGCTCGCTCGACGAGATCAGCGCCGTCTCTCGCGTCGAGAAAGACGAGATCGCCCGGACCTATCGCTACGTCGTCCGCGAGCTCGGCCTGGAGATCCAGCCGGCAGATCCCGAGAGCTACGTCCCTCGCTTTGCCTCCGATCTCGACCTCTCGGACGAAGTCGAACGCCGGGCTCGCCAGCTGCTCCAGAACGCCAAACAGCAGGGCGTTCACTCCGGCAAGTCCCCGGTCGGCCTCGCGGCGGCCGGCGTGTACGCCGCGTCGCTGCTGACCAACGAGAAGGTCACCCAGAGCGAGGTCAGCGAAGTCGCGAACATCTCCGAGGTCACGATCCGCAACCGCTACCACGAGCTGCTGGAAGCCGAAGAGGAAGTCCAACAGCTCTGA
- the gatA gene encoding Asp-tRNA(Asn)/Glu-tRNA(Gln) amidotransferase subunit GatA — protein MATEYNAYISDETIEGADEGPLAGQTVAVKDNISTKGVQTTCGSSMLAGYVPPYDATVVERLTAAGATVPGKTNMDEFGMGTTTETSAYGPVENPAAPGHVPGGSSGGSAAVVAAGDADMALGTDTGGSIRCPAAFCGVVGIKPTYGLVSRYGLVAYANSLEQIGPIAPTVEEAAELLEVIAGPDEHDATTRDHEGATEGLADAADGDVDGLSIGVPTELVDGADEAVVETFWDAIDELEAQGASYHEVDLPSVEHAVEAYYVIAMSEASSNLARFDGVRYGQSGGYEGNWNESFANAREDGFGEEVKRRVLLGTYALSAGYHDKYYKKAQDARAWVKQDFDSALDEADVLASPTMPIPPMEMGESLDDPLTMYLADANTTPVNLANLPAISVPAGETDDGLPVGLQLVGPAFGEKQLIRAGSALA, from the coding sequence ATGGCGACGGAGTACAACGCCTACATCAGCGACGAGACAATCGAGGGCGCGGACGAGGGACCACTCGCCGGGCAGACGGTCGCGGTCAAAGACAATATCTCGACGAAAGGCGTCCAGACCACCTGTGGCTCGTCGATGCTTGCGGGGTACGTCCCGCCCTACGACGCGACGGTCGTCGAACGGCTCACGGCGGCCGGCGCGACCGTCCCCGGCAAGACCAACATGGACGAGTTCGGAATGGGGACGACGACCGAGACCTCGGCCTACGGGCCGGTCGAGAACCCCGCCGCTCCGGGCCACGTCCCCGGGGGCTCTTCGGGTGGCTCTGCCGCCGTCGTCGCTGCGGGCGACGCCGACATGGCCCTGGGGACCGACACCGGCGGTTCGATCCGCTGTCCCGCCGCGTTCTGTGGCGTCGTCGGCATCAAGCCCACGTACGGGCTGGTCTCCCGGTACGGGCTCGTCGCCTACGCCAACAGCCTCGAACAGATCGGCCCGATCGCGCCGACCGTCGAGGAGGCCGCGGAGCTGCTCGAAGTGATCGCCGGTCCCGACGAGCACGACGCGACGACGCGAGATCACGAGGGCGCGACTGAGGGCCTCGCCGACGCCGCCGACGGCGACGTCGACGGGCTCTCGATCGGCGTGCCGACGGAACTCGTCGACGGAGCGGACGAGGCGGTCGTCGAGACGTTCTGGGACGCGATCGACGAACTTGAAGCACAGGGTGCGAGCTACCACGAGGTCGACCTCCCGAGCGTCGAACACGCGGTCGAGGCCTACTACGTGATCGCGATGTCCGAGGCGTCGTCGAACCTCGCACGCTTCGACGGCGTCCGCTACGGCCAGAGCGGCGGCTACGAGGGCAACTGGAACGAGAGCTTCGCCAACGCACGCGAGGACGGCTTCGGCGAGGAAGTCAAGCGACGGGTCCTGCTCGGGACGTACGCGCTCTCGGCGGGCTATCACGACAAGTACTACAAGAAGGCCCAGGACGCCCGCGCGTGGGTCAAACAGGACTTCGATTCGGCACTCGACGAGGCCGACGTGCTGGCCTCGCCGACGATGCCGATCCCGCCGATGGAGATGGGCGAGAGCCTCGACGATCCACTGACGATGTACCTGGCCGACGCCAACACGACGCCGGTCAACCTGGCGAATCTCCCGGCGATCTCCGTGCCTGCCGGCGAGACCGACGACGGACTCCCGGTCGGCCTGCAACTGGTGGGTCCCGCCTTCGGCGAGAAACAGCTGATCCGGGCCGGCAGCGCGCTGGCCTGA
- a CDS encoding TraB/GumN family protein — protein sequence MTTDDLGAVPESPDALLADPRIRTDHFRLLEDPDGAVLLIGVVHDHPASVYRVDSAIRALDPDTVAVELPPLALPLFEAGGEGEMSAALAATDADSAAIDAHGPRFLAALVDEIRDRSPDGETLARIASNALAVGRQALSCRLASVFGRDRFPTPLADGGIDLDVERPGDPATVAEHERRHLSRSFSVLRAFERPAADEIVDAARERTMARALAGTDGTAVAVVGFEHLDGIVAELRDRGATSLSVDAASLCEYAEK from the coding sequence ATGACCACCGACGATCTCGGGGCCGTTCCCGAGTCGCCCGACGCACTGCTTGCCGACCCCCGCATTCGCACCGATCACTTCCGGCTCCTCGAAGATCCGGACGGAGCCGTCCTCCTGATCGGCGTCGTCCACGACCACCCTGCCAGCGTCTACCGTGTCGACAGCGCGATCCGGGCGCTCGATCCCGACACGGTCGCGGTCGAACTCCCGCCACTGGCACTGCCGCTGTTCGAAGCGGGCGGCGAGGGAGAGATGAGCGCCGCACTCGCCGCGACCGACGCCGACAGCGCGGCGATCGACGCTCACGGCCCCCGGTTCCTGGCGGCGCTGGTCGACGAGATCCGCGACCGCTCGCCCGACGGTGAGACGCTCGCTCGAATCGCCTCCAACGCGCTCGCGGTCGGCCGGCAGGCACTGTCCTGTCGTCTCGCGAGCGTCTTCGGTCGCGATCGGTTCCCGACGCCACTGGCCGACGGGGGGATCGACCTCGACGTCGAGCGGCCGGGCGATCCCGCGACCGTCGCCGAACACGAACGCCGACACCTCTCGCGGAGCTTCTCGGTCCTGCGAGCCTTCGAGCGCCCGGCGGCCGACGAGATCGTCGACGCCGCTCGCGAGCGCACGATGGCGCGGGCGTTGGCCGGAACCGACGGGACCGCAGTCGCCGTCGTCGGCTTCGAACACCTCGACGGGATCGTCGCGGAACTGCGGGATCGCGGAGCCACGTCGCTGTCCGTCGACGCAGCGAGTCTGTGCGAGTACGCGGAAAAATAG
- a CDS encoding class I SAM-dependent DNA methyltransferase: MCLAAVIEDVNEQPHRERSFYEYPKLYDFFHSRVLDRTKQVSLLEHFEPDNANRVLELGCGTGPLLARIEDEYDEVLGVDSDESMLAVAREKVTTADLKRADFTDWCATDHGRTFDTAVLMGGLLHLTRDEDLQALAVNTYDSLREGGAFGTFFQPFTEDVANGNRTVEAVESERYTVKRHATTALTSPEGHYTTTYLFTLRDKNRASEAKIGTVFNGRFHDPDKLADVFRSAGFDDVEVTTGDAPTTLRAVK, from the coding sequence ATGTGTCTCGCAGCAGTGATCGAGGACGTGAACGAGCAGCCACATCGAGAGCGATCGTTCTACGAGTATCCGAAGCTGTACGACTTTTTCCACTCCCGGGTGCTGGACAGGACGAAGCAGGTATCTCTGCTCGAACATTTCGAGCCGGACAATGCGAATCGGGTGCTCGAACTCGGGTGTGGCACCGGCCCTCTGCTCGCACGGATCGAGGACGAGTACGACGAAGTGCTGGGCGTCGACAGCGACGAATCGATGCTCGCGGTGGCAAGAGAGAAAGTGACCACCGCGGACCTGAAGAGGGCGGATTTCACCGACTGGTGTGCCACAGATCACGGACGAACGTTCGATACGGCGGTCCTGATGGGTGGACTACTCCACCTCACTAGAGACGAAGATCTCCAAGCACTCGCCGTGAACACCTACGACAGTCTCCGAGAGGGAGGTGCGTTCGGAACGTTCTTTCAACCGTTTACTGAGGACGTAGCGAACGGGAACAGAACAGTCGAGGCTGTCGAATCAGAGCGATACACGGTCAAGCGTCACGCGACGACTGCACTCACCTCCCCGGAAGGACACTATACGACGACGTACCTGTTCACCCTGCGAGACAAGAACCGTGCATCGGAAGCGAAGATAGGGACAGTGTTCAACGGTCGGTTTCACGACCCGGACAAGCTCGCAGACGTGTTCCGCAGCGCCGGTTTCGACGACGTAGAAGTGACGACCGGGGACGCCCCGACGACGCTCCGGGCGGTAAAATAG
- a CDS encoding M48 family metalloprotease encodes MPSPNSLGTRFRLAALVALLVAFDAVFVVAVYWLGHLAAGLFSWAITYESAGLVVDALQFRTLPSPLVVAVGTAATLAGQSVFGYRMSANTVPGQRQTFRDLFAPVADPVEPGQPFGGLLADRSHAVSADDEDERDPRVVPTFDYGEYRERVAARLTGLAQLSDTPIPDVRVVDSETPNSYVAGRPGEQILVVTTGLLRTLDDEELDAVLAHELAHIKHGDAFVMTAAGFLPTVTARVNGGTIEFLRRSGLGYLPGVEQPEDSDTVAFGQFHVAMVALSPIVLALSSALWLASTACYRSLSRVREFHADAGAAAIRGSPAALVGALETLEDLRPSEDLRTAQTGVRELCVLPDAIDDEDGIDGDDAIARTRRRWRSVAARALPSSHPPIESRVAALREQERTGRR; translated from the coding sequence ATGCCCTCCCCCAACTCCCTCGGTACGCGGTTCCGGCTGGCCGCGCTGGTCGCGCTGCTGGTCGCCTTCGACGCGGTCTTCGTCGTCGCCGTCTACTGGCTGGGTCATCTGGCCGCCGGCCTGTTCTCGTGGGCCATCACCTACGAGTCCGCCGGGCTGGTGGTCGACGCGTTGCAGTTCCGGACGCTCCCGTCGCCGCTGGTCGTCGCCGTCGGGACCGCGGCGACGCTGGCGGGACAGTCGGTGTTTGGCTACCGGATGAGCGCCAACACCGTCCCTGGCCAGCGACAGACGTTCCGGGACCTCTTCGCGCCGGTCGCCGATCCGGTCGAACCCGGACAGCCTTTCGGCGGCCTGCTGGCCGACCGCTCGCACGCGGTCTCTGCGGACGATGAGGACGAACGCGATCCACGCGTCGTGCCGACGTTCGACTACGGCGAGTACCGCGAGCGCGTCGCGGCCCGGCTCACCGGGCTGGCACAGCTCTCGGACACACCGATTCCGGACGTGCGGGTCGTCGACAGCGAGACGCCGAACAGCTACGTCGCCGGGCGGCCCGGCGAGCAGATCCTCGTCGTCACGACGGGGCTGCTTCGCACGCTGGACGACGAGGAACTCGACGCCGTCCTGGCTCACGAGCTCGCCCACATCAAGCACGGCGACGCGTTCGTGATGACGGCCGCTGGCTTCCTGCCGACGGTCACGGCCCGCGTCAACGGAGGGACGATCGAGTTCCTCCGCCGATCCGGACTCGGATACCTCCCCGGCGTCGAGCAACCCGAGGACAGTGACACCGTCGCGTTCGGCCAGTTCCACGTCGCGATGGTCGCGCTCTCGCCGATCGTCCTCGCGCTCTCCTCGGCGCTGTGGCTCGCGAGCACGGCCTGTTACCGATCGCTCTCGCGAGTGCGCGAGTTTCACGCCGACGCCGGGGCGGCCGCGATCAGAGGGTCGCCGGCCGCCCTCGTCGGCGCACTGGAGACGCTCGAGGACCTGCGTCCGTCCGAGGACCTGCGGACCGCCCAGACCGGCGTTCGCGAACTGTGCGTGTTGCCCGACGCGATCGACGACGAGGACGGGATCGATGGCGACGATGCCATCGCCCGGACGCGGCGTCGGTGGCGCTCGGTGGCCGCTCGCGCGCTCCCCTCCTCGCATCCGCCGATCGAATCACGGGTCGCCGCGCTCCGAGAGCAGGAGCGCACGGGCCGCCGATAG
- a CDS encoding DUF5658 family protein, whose amino-acid sequence MSEESLLPVRREREMTRTHSVLWSAILVATVLDVLTTMVGLERGLREGNAVVAAAIDALGLPGLWLVKFAAMVWLVGGWALLSDRDAAIFLALFAVVTVATVVANTATLLGVALQ is encoded by the coding sequence GTGAGCGAGGAGTCACTGCTGCCCGTCCGCCGCGAGCGTGAGATGACCCGGACCCACTCCGTCCTCTGGAGTGCGATTCTCGTCGCAACCGTCCTCGATGTCCTCACGACGATGGTCGGTTTAGAGCGAGGACTACGAGAGGGCAACGCCGTCGTCGCGGCCGCGATCGACGCGCTCGGACTGCCGGGCCTGTGGCTCGTAAAGTTCGCGGCGATGGTGTGGCTCGTCGGTGGCTGGGCGCTGCTCTCGGATCGCGACGCGGCGATCTTCCTCGCGCTCTTCGCCGTGGTCACGGTCGCGACGGTCGTCGCGAACACCGCGACGCTGCTGGGCGTCGCGTTACAGTAG
- a CDS encoding PHP domain-containing protein, whose amino-acid sequence MLTVELHAHSSLSYDGRDPVELLLEQAEAVGLDALAVTDHDEIDASLEAARLAPEYGLIGIPGAEISSQAGHVLGLGIEELVPAGLSFSETLDRIHEQGGVAVVPHPFQESRSGVLDKISKDELTAADAIEVYNSRLLTGRSNRQAHQFASRRGLPMTAGSDAHISEMVGQAVTHVDTDERSVEAILDAIRAGRTTVEGKRTPWHISFRQAAGGAKRRVKNRFSQLIE is encoded by the coding sequence GTGCTAACGGTCGAGCTCCACGCGCACTCGTCGCTGTCCTACGACGGCCGCGATCCGGTCGAGCTCCTGCTCGAACAGGCCGAGGCAGTCGGTCTGGACGCGCTGGCCGTCACCGACCACGACGAGATCGACGCGAGCCTCGAAGCCGCCCGGCTCGCGCCCGAGTATGGATTGATCGGCATTCCGGGGGCGGAGATCTCCAGCCAGGCCGGCCACGTCCTGGGGCTGGGCATCGAGGAGCTCGTCCCGGCCGGGCTCTCCTTTTCCGAGACGCTCGACCGCATCCACGAGCAGGGCGGCGTCGCCGTCGTCCCCCATCCCTTCCAGGAGTCTCGCAGCGGCGTCCTGGACAAGATCTCGAAAGACGAGCTGACGGCGGCCGACGCCATCGAGGTGTACAACTCTCGGCTGCTGACCGGGCGCTCGAACCGGCAGGCCCACCAGTTCGCCAGTCGCCGCGGGCTGCCGATGACCGCCGGCAGCGACGCCCACATCAGCGAGATGGTCGGGCAGGCGGTGACACACGTCGACACCGACGAGCGAAGCGTCGAGGCGATTCTCGACGCCATCCGGGCGGGACGGACGACGGTCGAGGGCAAGCGCACGCCCTGGCACATCAGCTTCCGCCAGGCCGCTGGCGGGGCCAAGCGCCGGGTGAAGAACCGCTTCTCGCAGTTGATCGAATGA
- the gatC gene encoding Asp-tRNA(Asn)/Glu-tRNA(Gln) amidotransferase subunit GatC, with product MSESVVDPDEVRHVADLARVDLDDDEVERFTEQFADILSYFETLDEVPEVEREAELTNVMRPDETHEGLSQDEALENAPDSEAGHFKGPKVS from the coding sequence ATGAGTGAATCCGTCGTCGATCCAGACGAGGTCCGTCACGTCGCGGATCTCGCCCGTGTCGACCTCGACGACGACGAGGTCGAACGGTTCACCGAACAGTTCGCGGACATCCTCTCTTACTTCGAGACGCTGGACGAGGTCCCCGAAGTCGAGCGGGAGGCCGAACTGACCAACGTCATGCGTCCGGACGAGACCCACGAGGGGCTCAGCCAGGACGAGGCGCTCGAAAACGCGCCGGACAGCGAGGCCGGCCACTTCAAGGGCCCGAAGGTGTCGTAA
- a CDS encoding asparagine synthase C-terminal domain-containing protein, translating into MRGADASLVRRAIRDRDSLPGTRGFAGRLSAEGRPTLVRDVLGRVPLFAERGAADPTADGAWAFDPTTLGDPVSVPAGHCRTADEDDARWTLPEGDRSDDDTAVAAVRRAIRTATDAVDTASTAVAFSGGVDSALLAARLDAPLYVAGFEGSHDIAAARSAAAALDRELTVVEFTHDDLVSAVPRIARATGRTNAMDVQIALPLFLTAERVAADGYDRLVVGQGADELFGGYAKVANAPDDHRIEADTVRGAQREVIATLPEQLERDVLALRGAGVEPVAPLLSDGVVETALGLVGEQLVRGEDERKWALRRAASEWLPEEIARRDKKAVQYGTYAARELDRLARRDGFKRRMDDHVTKYVESLL; encoded by the coding sequence ATCCGGGGTGCCGACGCGTCGCTCGTCCGACGAGCGATCCGGGATCGAGACTCACTGCCGGGGACACGGGGGTTCGCCGGACGACTGTCCGCCGAGGGCCGACCCACGCTCGTCAGGGACGTGCTCGGCCGAGTCCCGCTGTTCGCCGAGCGCGGGGCCGCCGATCCGACCGCCGACGGCGCGTGGGCGTTCGACCCGACGACGCTCGGCGACCCGGTGTCGGTGCCCGCGGGCCACTGTCGGACGGCCGACGAGGACGACGCTCGCTGGACGCTCCCCGAGGGCGACCGGAGCGACGACGACACCGCGGTCGCTGCCGTCCGGCGGGCGATCCGGACCGCGACCGACGCCGTCGATACGGCGTCGACCGCCGTCGCCTTCTCTGGCGGCGTCGACTCCGCGCTCCTGGCCGCACGACTCGACGCGCCGCTGTACGTCGCCGGCTTCGAAGGGAGCCACGACATCGCGGCCGCCCGCTCGGCCGCGGCGGCCCTCGATCGCGAGCTGACCGTCGTCGAGTTCACGCACGACGATCTGGTGAGCGCAGTCCCGCGGATCGCCCGCGCGACGGGACGGACGAACGCCATGGACGTACAGATCGCGCTCCCACTCTTTCTGACCGCCGAGCGGGTCGCAGCCGACGGCTACGACCGCCTCGTCGTCGGGCAGGGTGCCGACGAGCTGTTCGGTGGCTACGCGAAGGTGGCAAACGCCCCCGACGATCACCGCATCGAGGCGGACACGGTCCGTGGCGCACAGCGGGAAGTGATCGCCACGCTGCCCGAGCAACTGGAGCGGGACGTGCTCGCACTGCGAGGGGCGGGCGTCGAACCGGTCGCACCGCTGCTTTCCGACGGCGTCGTCGAGACGGCGCTGGGACTGGTCGGCGAGCAGCTGGTCCGGGGCGAGGACGAACGCAAGTGGGCGCTGCGACGAGCCGCCAGCGAGTGGCTCCCCGAAGAGATCGCGCGGCGAGACAAGAAGGCGGTCCAGTACGGCACGTACGCCGCCCGCGAACTCGACCGACTCGCACGTCGAGACGGCTTCAAGCGCCGGATGGACGATCACGTCACCAAGTACGTCGAGTCGCTACTGTAA
- a CDS encoding TIGR04347 family pseudo-SAM/SPASM protein produces MISVSKLLCDLDAEGDGLRYDAAEDSRKEQIRDRKQRRPVVVWNVTKQCNLYCDHCYAAADTEVADGELSTAEGKAMLDGLADYGVPVVLFSGGEPLVRDDLEELIAYADERGVRPVLSTNGTLITEDRARSLRDAGLKYAGVSVDGLPERNDAFRGKEGAFDAAVRGIRNSLDAGLKTGLRYTITERNAPDLTGVVDLLSDKGLDRFCFYHLDYGGRGTEILDADLTPEQRRDAVETVCDVTRDYHERGEEIETLLVGNYADAAYIVEYAREHYGEAKARTVYEYLRTNGGDPTGERVADVDYQGNVHLTQFWQNYSLGNVRDRSFGAIWEDESNPLLSALRDRESRLTGKCADCAYKEVCRGGSRLRALTVENDLFAPDPQCYLTDEEIQTPPPAMPDTGAGTAD; encoded by the coding sequence GTGATCTCCGTCAGCAAACTCCTCTGTGACCTCGACGCAGAGGGCGACGGGCTGCGCTACGACGCGGCCGAGGACTCTCGGAAAGAACAGATCCGCGACCGCAAGCAGCGCCGGCCGGTCGTCGTCTGGAACGTCACCAAGCAGTGCAATCTCTACTGTGACCACTGTTACGCCGCCGCCGACACCGAGGTCGCCGACGGCGAGCTGTCGACGGCCGAAGGGAAGGCGATGCTCGACGGGCTGGCCGACTACGGCGTCCCCGTCGTCCTCTTTTCTGGCGGCGAACCGCTCGTTCGGGACGACCTCGAAGAGCTGATTGCCTACGCCGACGAACGCGGCGTTCGTCCGGTGCTCTCGACCAACGGCACGCTCATCACCGAGGACCGGGCCCGCTCGCTCCGGGACGCCGGTCTGAAGTACGCCGGTGTCTCCGTCGACGGTCTCCCCGAGCGCAACGACGCCTTCCGGGGGAAAGAGGGCGCGTTCGACGCCGCCGTCCGGGGGATCCGCAACTCCCTGGACGCGGGCCTCAAGACCGGCCTGCGGTACACGATCACAGAACGCAACGCGCCGGACCTCACGGGCGTCGTCGACTTGCTCAGCGACAAGGGGCTCGATCGCTTTTGCTTCTATCACCTCGACTACGGCGGACGGGGGACGGAGATCCTCGACGCCGACCTGACGCCCGAACAGCGCCGCGACGCCGTCGAGACGGTCTGTGACGTGACCCGGGACTACCACGAGCGCGGCGAGGAGATCGAGACGCTGCTGGTCGGCAACTACGCCGACGCCGCTTACATCGTCGAGTACGCGCGCGAACACTACGGCGAGGCCAAGGCCCGCACCGTCTACGAGTACCTCCGGACCAACGGCGGCGATCCCACGGGCGAACGGGTCGCCGACGTGGACTACCAGGGTAACGTCCATCTCACGCAGTTCTGGCAGAACTACTCGCTTGGCAACGTCCGGGACCGCTCCTTCGGCGCGATCTGGGAGGACGAGTCGAACCCCCTGCTCTCGGCGCTCCGGGACCGCGAGTCTCGCCTGACCGGGAAGTGCGCCGACTGTGCGTACAAGGAGGTCTGTCGCGGGGGCTCCCGCCTGCGCGCGCTGACCGTCGAGAACGACCTCTTCGCCCCCGATCCGCAGTGTTACCTCACCGACGAGGAGATCCAGACGCCACCGCCCGCGATGCCCGATACGGGCGCGGGGACGGCGGACTGA
- a CDS encoding Htur_1727 family rSAM-partnered candidate RiPP gives MPDDPLSVTVDEPRDAVSREWELFVREHESDPLTHAGSVSAPSADIAREQARQLFDWSAEALWLCPAEAVERCQTERASAVAATEVDEA, from the coding sequence ATGCCAGACGACCCCCTGTCAGTCACCGTCGACGAACCGCGGGACGCTGTCTCTCGGGAGTGGGAACTGTTCGTCCGCGAGCACGAGTCGGACCCGCTCACGCACGCGGGCAGCGTCAGCGCGCCGTCGGCCGACATCGCCCGCGAACAGGCTCGGCAGCTGTTCGACTGGAGCGCCGAGGCGCTGTGGCTCTGTCCCGCCGAGGCGGTCGAGCGGTGCCAGACCGAGCGTGCCTCGGCCGTCGCCGCCACGGAGGTCGACGAGGCGTGA